AAGCCGGTTCCTGAAAGCCTCAAGGCCGAGCGGGGGCGTGCCGTGGATGCCATGACCGACGCCCATCAGTACATGCATGGGAAGAAATTCGCTCTCTACGGCGATCCGGACCAACTCATCGGTTATGTCTCGTTTCTCCTGGAGATGGGGGCGATCCCTTATTACATCCTTTGCAGCAAGGGGAGCAAGAAAGTGGAGAAGGAGATCCAGGCGCTCCTGGACTCCTCCGCCTACGGCAAACAGGGGAAAATTTACATGGGCAAGGATCTGTGGCATATGCGGAGCCTCATCATGACCGGCCCCGTGGACGCCATAATTGGCGATACCCACGGCAAGTTCATCGCCCGCGACGCCAATATCCCCCTCTTCCGCTTCGGCTTCCCCATCTTCGACCGGGTGAACCTGCACCGTTACCCGCTCATCGGCTACCAGGGGGTCATCAACATGGTGTCGGCCATCTGCAACAAGTTTATTGAAGTTGTGGACGAGACCTGTGAAGACCGCTTCTTCGAGATGATGCGGTAAAGGCGGGGAAAAGGCCGGCAAACAGTAAATGCTTGGATTATACCGTGAAATTTGAGTTGAAAAGGCCCGCCGGATTTTTCCGGCGGGTTTTTTCTTCAGAAGGGGACACCCATGAACCTTGCAGAACATGGCAAAACCGTCAGGGTCCACTACATCGGAACCCTGGATACCGGCCGGATTTTCGACAGCACCGAGGGGGGGGACCCCTACGAGTTCACTATCGGCAACGGGCAGGTTTTTCCTGCCCTGGAACAGGCTGTTATCGGCATGGCGGCCGGCGAGGTCAAGAACATCCTTGTCCCTGCCGAGGAGGCTTTCGGGGGATGGCGGAAGGAAAACATCCTCACGCTGGAGCGCGGCCGGTTCCCCCGTGACCGGGAGTTGCGGGTGGGGCAGAAGCTCAGCATCGGTTTCGCCGGCGGGCAGGCCCTGGTGATGATGGTTGTTGATGCCGGTGAGGATATGGTGACCCTTGATGGCAACCATCCGCTGGCAGGTCATGATCTTACGTTTGCACTTAAACTGGAAGGGGTGAAGTAGTGGTATAGTTTGCCTGCGGGGGTTGCAGTATCGGCTCGGGATGGCATTATTGTTGCTGGCTAATTAGGGCGGGCAAAGTGCACCTTGGAGGTTTTCATGGGTTCTCCTCTGCTGCAGAAATTCCTGATGAGCTATGCAATCGTTGTGCGCCGGCTTGCATCGCTCTGCTGCCCACTGTTGCTGGTTCCGTTGGTGCTGCTGGTTGTCTCCTGTGACAACGACAGATCCCGGGTAGATATGGAAAAAGTAGTGCCTGAAATTGGCGGCAACCAGTCAATTAACGCTCTTCCTCCCTTGCATATTGCCGTGGCTGCCATGATTTCGCCCGAGACCACCAGGCAGTACTACGAAGAGTTGCTGCGGCTGGTGGCCGGCCGGATGGAAAGACGGGCCGTCTTCTGGCAACGGCGGACCTATGCGGAAGTGAATGACCTCGTCATGAACCGGCAGGTCGATGCCGCCTTTGTCTGTGCCGGTCCCTATGTCAAGGGGCACGAGCGGTTCGGTATGGAGCTCCTGGCTGTGCCGGTCGTGCATGGCGCCAAAGTCTACTATTCCTACATCATCGCCAACCGCAACAGCAGTTATGCCTCGCTGCATGATTTGCGGGGCAAGAAGTTTGCCTTCACCGATCCGGATTCAAATACCGGTTGCCTGGTGCCGACATATATGCTGGCAAAGCGGGGGGAAACGCCGAAGTCCTTCTTTCGGGAACATTTTTTCAGCAACAGCCACGATAACTCCATCAAGGCGGTTGCGGATGGCCAGGCTGATGGCGCCGCTGTTGATTCCCTGATATGGGAGTTCATGAACACCATTGATCCCACCCTCACGTCCCACACGAAGATTATCGAAAAATCCTCCCCCTACGGCATGCCCCCCATTGTTGTGCACCCGGCCATGGATGCGGCTTCCAAAAAAAGGTTGAAGCAGATACTCCTTACCCTCCATGAACATAAAGATTCGGCGGCCCTGCTTGCCAAGCTCCAGATCGACCGGTTTGCCGAAGGCGATGATAAGGCCTATGACACGGTTCGTGAGATGAGTAGTTGGCTGGAGCAGAAAAAAGGTGACTAGGCGGGATCCATGCACCTGAAAAAGATTATCTTTATAAGGACCGCCGGGCTCCTGACGGTTATGATCCTGCTCATAAGCGGGTTTTTCATGGGCTTTGCCCTGGAGCGCCACCGCCAGCTGACCCTGCACACGTGGAAGACAAGGTCGGAGGTGCTTGCGGGGGCCATGCAGCGCCTTATCCTCTGGGATGACCGGGTGGCCCTCAAGGCGCAGCTTGACAGCGAGCTCAAAATGAGCACGGTCCTCCAGTATGTGTTCATCGCGCAGAATAGGCAGCCCTATGTCTCAACCTTTCGCAAGGGCGTGCCGGTGGCGTTGCTGGAGAGGGTTCCCCCCAGCGAACTTCCGGCGGTATGGGAATTTCAGACTACCGAAGGGGAGGTTGTCTACGATATTGCGAAAAGGCTGGACGAATCCGACACCGTTCTGCACATAGGGCTGAAACGCCGCGCAGTGGACGCTAAAATGGCCTCTCTGTTAATTTCCATCGGCATTGTCGGGGGAGTGACAATCGTTGCGGGTCTCGGGCTGGCCCATGTGCTGGCGCGCCGGACCACCCGGGAGGTGGACAGCCTTGTCAATGCCCTCAGCGCCTATGGCGAGCTGAGCGACATGAGCGAGAATGATATCAAACCGGAAAGCTCTGAGGTGGCGGAGCTCATCAGCACCTTCAAGGCGATGTCGGCCGAAAGGAGGCAGGCGGCACTGGATCTGCAACAACTCAACTCCCAACTGGAGCAGCGAGTCGAGGAGCGGACTGAACAACTGGCAGTTGCCAACAAAGAGCTCGATGCCTTTGCCTACTCGGTTTCCCACGATTTGCGGGCACCGCTGCGGGGTATTGATGGTTTCAGCCTTGCCCTGATGGAAGAATTTAGTGACAAGCTGAACGATCAAGGGAGAGATTATCTCAACCGGATCAGGAATGGCTGCCTCCGGATGGGGACGTTGATTAATGAAATACTGCACCTCTCGCGCATAACCCGGTGCGAGATTTGCCGCAAGCCGGTGAACTTGAGCGAACTTGCACGGCAGATTGCGGAAGAGCATAAACAGGTGGAGCCGCAGAGAGCCGTCGAATTCACCGTGGCTGAAGTTCCTCCGGTCCTGGCGGACCCGACCCTGATGCGCTCGGTCATGGAAAATCTGATCGGTAATGCCTGGAAATATTCCCGGAATAATGCTGCTGCCCGGATAGAATTCGGACACATGGTGACTGCGCATGGGCCGGTGTTCTTTGTCAAAGACAACGGAGCCGGTTTCAATATGGAGTATGCCGATAAGCTGTTCTTACCGTTTCAACGGCTGCACCGGGCGGATGAGTTCGAGGGGACGGGTATCGGGCTTGCGTCGGTGCAGCGGGTTGTCCTGCGTCATGGGGGAAAGATTTGGGCGGAAGGGGAAGAAGGTAAGGGAGCAGTATTTTATTTTACGCTGGGAGGGCAGATCAGTGAATGAGAAGAGGATCTTGCTGGTTGAGGATAACCCCGACGACGAGGCCTTGACGATTCGGGCACTCAAGGCGAACAATCTGCGCAATGAGATCGTCGTGGCCCGCGACGGCGCCGAAGCGGTAGATTTTCTGTTCGGCACGGGTGCTTATGCCGACCGCGATACGGCAAATCAGCCGGAGCTGGTGTTGCTGGATCTCAATCTCCCCAAACTCAACGGACTGGAAGTGCTGAAAAAAATTCGCTCCGATAACCGTACCCAACTTCTGCCGGTTGTGGTTCTCACCACATCCGATGAAGACCGGGATCGCGTGGACAGCTACCGCTTAGGGGCCAACAGCTACATCGGCAAATCGGTGAATTTCGAGAAATTCAGTGAGTCGGTGCGGCAACTGGGCCTGTACTGGCTGTCATTGAATATCGGGCCGCCACGTTCTTGAATGTGCAGGATAAGCCGTGGGCAAGGCAAAGGGTGGGTAGTCAAATCTCCGGAAGGGTGAAATAAAAGGTTGCCCCTTTGCCGGTGTGCCCCTCGGCCCAGACCCGGCCGCCGTGGCGTTCGACAATCCGCTTTACCGTGGCCAGCCCGATGCCGGTCCCTTCGAATTCGCTGCCATGGAGCCGCTGGAAATGGCCGAACAGCTTGTCCTTGAAAGTCATGTCGAAGCCAACCCCATTATCCCTCACAAAGAAGACGTCCTGGCCGTCAATAACAGTTTTGCCGAATTCAATCCGGGCATTGGGCTCCTTGGCAGTGTACTTCCATGCATTGCCCAGCAGGTTCTGCAGCAGTTGCCGCAGCAGGGTAGCGTCACCTCTGGCCTTAAGGCTGTCGGCGATAATCCATTCCACTTCGCGCCGCGGTTCCGTCTCCCGCAGTGATGCGACCGTCATCGCCGCCAGTGTGCTGAGATGTACGGTGGCGGTATTCAGTTCGACCCGGCTGACCCGCGACAGCTCCAGCAGGTCGTCGATAAGCTGGCCCAGCCGCTTGCTTGCCGCGGCAATGCGGTCAAGATACCGGTGAGCCTCCGGGGGAATCCGGTCCCCGAACTCTTCGGTTACAATGGCGCTGTAACTGTTGATGTGGCGAAGCGGTGCGCGCAGATCGTGGGAGACCGAGTAGCTGAAGGATTCATGCTCCTTGATGGCTGTCTCCATCTGAGCGGTCCGCTCGACAACCCGCTGGTCGAGTTCTTCGTTCAGTTTGCGGATTGCCTCTTCGGCCTGTTTTTGTTCGGTGATGTCCTGGCAGGCGCTGAACAGGAAAAGTTCGTCGGGGGTGTCGCCGGTTTCGCAGCGCGATGTCTGGCGTATCCAGTGAATTGAGCCGTCTTTGGCGAAGATGCGGTACTCTGAGGTGCTGGTATTGCCAGGGGTCATGTAGAGAAGAGCAGTGCTCAGCCTCTCCTGGTCGTCGGGGTGTACCAGCGGCATCCAGCAGCCCCATTCGAACAGGCTCTGCTCCAAGTAGCCGGTGATCGCCTCGAATGCGCCGCCCAGCCATCTTACCCTGTAGGTGTCATCTCCCTTGCGGGAGCAGAAATTTACGTAGTCGGAAGTGAGAGACGAAAAAAGGCGGTAGCGCTCTTTGCTTTCCTTCATCTGCTCCTGGGCGGTTACGAGGTCGGTTATGTCGTTCATGACGCAGATGGTCCGGCCGATACCCGCCGACTTGACTTCAACCTCCCGGCGGCAGCCATCCCTGGTGGTGATGGTGACGCGGCGCGGGGATGAAAAACCGGCAGCTCTGTCAGCTTTACAGTACCCGCGAACTTTCTCGTGGTCCGGGCCGTAGAGTTTGCGGAACCAGTCGTCGATGGACTGAATCTCGATTCTCCCATAGCCGGTTAGCCGCTCCGCCTCACTGTTAAAGAAAAAATTATCGCCTTCCATGTACATGGCAGCGACCGGCAGGGTCTCGACAAGTGCCACGAGAGCTTCACTGCCTAGGTGGGAGATGTCGAACGGCATGTTTTCCATGTTACGGATACCTTGAATGGGATTGAATGTCGCAAACCCGGCAATGTACGGGTTTGCGGGCGCTCTGACGGATTCAACGACAAAAGGACTCTTCCCCACTTGGGGAAGAGTCCTTTTCAGCGTCTGCAATGTTACCAGTTTTCTCCCAGAAGCTCGAAGTGGGCCTTGGGGTGGGCGCATGCGGGGCACTGGTCCGGGGCGCCGGTGGCTGTGTGGAGGTAGCCGCAGTTGCGGCAGCGCCACACTACTTCATTTGGGCGGGTGAAAACCTGGCCGGCTTCTATGTTGGCCAGGAGGTCCCGGTAACGCTTCTCGTGCTGCTTTTCCGCCACGGAAATGGCCCGCCAGACCGCCGCGATGGCGGCGAAACCTTCTTCCTGGGCCACCTGGGCAAAGGCCGGATAGAGGTCGGAATGCTCTTCGTGTTCTCCGGAGGCGGCGGCCAGGAGATTTTCGGTCGTGGTGCCGATTTTGCCGGCCGGGAAGCAGGCAATTATCTCCGTATCTCCCCCCTCAAGAAACTTGAAGAAGCGCTTGGCGTGCTCCTTCTCCTGGTTGGCGGTCTCTTCGAAGATATCGGCGATCTGCACGTATCCCTCTTTTTTAGCCGCGGCGGCAAAATAGGTGTAGCGGTTGCGGGCCTGGCTCTCGCCGGCAAAGGATTTCAGAAGGTTCTGCTCGGTCTTGGTACCCTTGATGCTGCTCATTAGACGGTCTCCTTTGATAGGTGATATGCTGTGCGGTTCAGCGTTAGTCAATAAGGGTGAAGCGTTCCTTCGGCACCCCGCAGACGGGGCACTTGTCCGGCGCATTGTCGTATATGGTGTTGCCGCAAATTTCGCAAACGTACACCGGGCGTGCTGCCAGATCGCCGCCGCTCTTTACCGCGGAAAGGGCCTTCTGGTAGAGATCGTGGTGGATCTCCTCCACGGCCAGGGCGTTGCGGAAGGAGATTTCAGCCAGGCGGTCCCCCTCCTTCTTCGCCTCTTCCAGGAAAGGGGGATACATGGTCTGGAATTCGAAGCCTTCTCCTTCGATGGCGGATTCCAGGTTCTCCGTGGTTTTCTTTATTCCCCCCATGGCGCGCAGGTGGGCATGGGCATGGACGGTCTCGGCATGGGCTGCCGCCCGGAAAAGTCTGGCAACCTGTGGGAATCCGTCCACTTCCGCCTGCTTGGCGAATGCCAGATATGTCCGGTTTGCCTGGCTTTCACCGGCAAAGGCTTCCGCAAGATTCTCTTTTGTGGACATGTTTATACCTCCTGTTTGATGGGCCGCAGGCTAGTGCGGCCATTGCAGATTATCAACTCATTTTTTAGCGCGGTTTTCCAGTTTTTCAAGGCAGTTGCCGCAGACCCCATAGACTACGACGTTTCTCGTGGCGATGTGCCCCCACGATTCGATTCCGTCGGGGAGCGGAATCTCGTCAACGGTATTCCATTGAAAATCCGATATTTTTTTGCACTCGCTGCACATGAGATGGTGATGCCTGATCCCGGTTGCTTCGAATCGCGACGGGCTTTCAACTGTATCGATTTTGCTGATGAGCCCATGCCGGGCGAGGGTCGAGAGGGTCCTGTAGACCGTGTCCAGGGAAATGGTCGGGATATTTCGCCGCAGGCGCTGATGGATGGTTTCCGCCGAGGGGTGGTCAACCGCTGAGGCAAGTTCCCGGTAGACCTCCAGCCGCTGGTGGGTAATCCGGAGGCCTTCATCGCGGCAGGCCCGTTCAAAGACTGCCAGTTGTTTATTGTCGAGTGACAAACAGTCGTGCATAGAGAACGTTCGATAGAATTTTTGATAAAAGTTTGTAGATAAGAAAAATACCTAATAAGGGGGGTGCCGTCAAGTCATCTCCAGAAATTAGAGTCTGAACCGGCCGCGCCAGGTGTTTACGGCCAGGCAATGAGAAAGGGCCGGAACAATCCCGCTCCGGCCCTTCTTTTGCTGCACTATGTTTAATAGCTTCCGGCTAGAGCCCCCGCATGCCTCCCCAACTGTGCGGGTCGCTGCCGTGGCAGTCCTGGCAGTATACGGTCTGTCCGTTCAGGCCCTTGACGATGGCTGCCTTAACTTTTGCGTCGGTGCTGGTGTGGCACACGTAGCATGCCGCCACTGTTACGGTTGCCGCATAGCGCCCCGCATGGATTTCGCCGATGTTGTCGCCATGGCAGCGGCTGCAAGTGACGATGGTATGCTTTACCTGGTCATGCATGGCCGACGTATGGCATTGCTGGCAATCGCGCACCACCTGGACCGTGAACTCGCTGTTGTAGCTTTCGATCTTGTGGCAATCGAGGCATTGCTTGCCATCTTCGGCAATCAGGTTGTGGTGCCGCGCGACATTATTCGGAGCGGTATGGCAAGTGGTGCAGTCGGCGAAAGTCAGGTTCAGGTTCAGGGGGGCTTCCGGGGAGTTGTAGCCTGTGCCCCCCACTGCGCCGGCAAAGTCTGTGCCGAGGGCCATGACGAGAATCATCGCCGCAGCTGTTGAGAGAAGTTTCATGATCGTCGGTTTGCCCATGGTGTCACCCTTATGAAGTACGGTCCGTGATAATTTCGACAAGCGGTGTCTTTTGTTGGAGCATTGTAATGTTTTAATGTTTGGCGGGCAATGAAAAAATAATGCTTTCTCAAACGGGCTTATCTTGCTTGAGTTTTTGCACGGGGCCTCGGCAGGATGCGATGGTTGTTTCCGTTCATTGCTGCCTAATAATTGGGCAACCATGGGGCGGTGACGGCGCTGTAAACTTGCAATAGATTTAAAAATCAACTAGATAGAGGCGTTGTTCAGGTTTGGCACGTCAAGTGCTTTATAGATATACGGAACCACCAGGGACTTCACATTCATGATCAAATTGGCAAAGGCGCCAACCATCCGTTACCGATGGTGGCGCCTTTTTCCGTTTCGAGGGACACTATGGCAAAGCCCGATTATTACGATGTATCCGACTGCGATACCCATGAAAAAGGTGCCCCCAAGTTCTGCAAAAAGTCGGAACCGGGGGAGGGGGCCGAGCGCTCCTGCGCCTACGACGGCGCCCGCGTGGTGCTGATGCCGATCACCGACGCGATTCACCTGGTGCACGGCCCGATTGCCTGTGCCGGCAACTCCTGGGATAACCGGGGAGCCCGCTCGTCGGGGTCCCAGCTTTACCGCCGGGGGTTCACCACCGAGATGCTGGAGAATGACGTGGTCTTCGGCGGCGAGAAGAAGCTCTACCGGGCGATTCTCGAATTGGCCGAACGCTATGCCGGTCAGGCGAAGGCGATCTTCGTCTATGCCACCTGCGTTACCGCCATGACCGGCGACGATGTGGAAGCGGTTTGCGCTGCGGCCCAAAAGAAGGTCACCATCCCCCTGGTTCCGGTCAACACCCCCGGCTTCATCGGCGACAAGAACATCGGGAACCGCCTGGCCGGCGAGGTGCTCTACAAGCATGTCATCGGCACCGCCGAGCCGCCGGTGCTGGGCGATTATCCCATCAACCTCATCGGCGAGTACAATATCGCCGGTGATCTCTGGGGGATGCTGCCGCTGTTCGAACGGCTCGGCATCCAGATACTCTCCTGTTTTAGCGGTGATGCCAGATTCGAGGAGTTGCGCTACGCCCACCGGGCGAAGCTGAATATCATCATCTGCTCCAAGAGTCTCACCAACCTTGCCCGGAAGATGCAGAAAAACTACGGGATTCCCTATCTGGAAGAGTCCTTTTACGGCCTTACCGACACGGCAAAGGCCCTGCGGGACATCGCCCGTGAGCTGGATGACGCCGTGGGGGGGCTGGAGAAGCGGATCATGCAGGACCGGGTGGAAAAGCTCATTGAAGAGGAAGAGGCGAAGTGCCGCGAACGGCTCGTCCCCTACCGGCAGCGGCTCGAAGGCAAGCGGTCGGTCCTCTTTACCGGCGGGGTCAAGACCTGGTCCATGGTGAACGCCCTGCGGGAGCTGGGGGTGGAAATCCTGGCCGCCGGGACCCAGAACTCGACCCTGGAGGACTTCTACCGGATGAAGGCCCTCATGCACCAGGATGCCCGGATTATCGAAGACACTTCCAGTGCGGGGCTGCTCCAGGTCATGTACGATAAAATGCCCGACCTCATCGTGGCCGGCGGGAAGACCAAGTTCCTGGCGCTCAAGACCCTGACCCCCTTTCTCGACATAAACCATGGACGTTCCCATCCCTATGCCGGGTACGAGGGGATGGTGACTTTTGCGAAACAGTTGGACCTCACGGTGAACAACCCCATCTGGCCGGTGCTGAACGCCAAAGCGCCGTGGGAGAAAAGCGACGAGGAGCTGGCGGCTTCCGTGGCAGCGGCCGCCGGCCATGCCGCGACGCACCTGGGTGAGGATTTGAAGAATTCCAGGGTCAAGGTTCCCACCAAGAACGCCACGGTGAATCCCCAGAAGAACTCCCCGGCCCTGGGCGCGACCCTCGCCTACCTCGGCATAGACCAGATGCTGGCACTCCTCCATGGCGCGCAAGGGTGCTCCACCTTCATCAGGCTTCAGCTCACGCGGCACTTCAAGGAGCCCACCGCCCTGAATTCCACCGCCATGAGCGAGGACACCGCAATTTTCGGCGGCTGGGAGAACCTGAAAAAGGGACTCAAGAAGGTAATCGAGAAGTTCAGCCCCGAGGTGGTGGGCGTCATGACTTCGGGGCTCACCGAAACCATGGGGGATGATGTGCATAGCGCCATCGTCCACTTCCGCAAGGAGAATCCGGAGCATGACGCGGTGCCGGTAATCTGGGCCTCGACCCCGGACTACTGCGGATCCATGCAGGAGGGATATGCCGCGGCAGTGGAAGCGATATTGAAAAGCGTCCCGGAACCGGGTGAGACGATCCCCGGTCAGGTTGCCATCCTTCCCGGCTGCCACCTGACACCGGCCGACGTGGAGGAGGTGCGGGAGATCTGCGAGGCCTTCGGGCTCGACCCGATAATCGTCCCCGACATCGCCAATGCCCTGGATGGCCACATCGATGCGACGGTGTCGCCGCTCTCCACCGGCGGCGTCCCCATGGCCCGGATACGGCAGGCCGGGCGGAGCGTGGCCACCCTCTTCATCGGCGATTCCCTCGCCAGGGCGGCGGAGGCCATGACAGCAAAATGCGGCATGCCCAACTACGGATTCACTTCCCTCTCCGGGCTCCACGAAGTGGACCGTTTCATGGAAACCCTTGCGGCTGTTTCGGGACGCCCCATCCCCGAGAAGTTCCGCCGCTGGCGCAGCCGCCTCATGGACGCCATGGTCGATTCCCATTACCAGTTCGGCCTCAAGAAGGTGACCATTGCCCTGGAGGGGGACAACCTGAAGACCCTCGTGAATTTCCTGTCGGGCATGGGATGCGAAATCCAGGCAGCCATCTCGGCCACCCGTGTCAAAGGGCTTGATGCTTTGCCGGCCAACAACATCTTCGTGGGGGATCTGGAAGACCTGGAGACGGTGGCGGAAGGAAGCGACCTGATAGTGGCCAACTCCAATGGCCGCCAGGCGGCGGCGAAGCTGGGGATCAAGGCCCACCTGCGGGCGGGGCTCCCGGTATTCGACCGCCTCGGCGCCCACCAGAAGATGTGGGTGGGATACCGGGGAACAATGAATCTCTTGTTCGAGACGGCGAACCTGTTCCAGGCCAACGCAGCGGAAGGGCAGAAACTGGCGCACAACTGACTAAAACCCACCACGGAGACACGGAGACACAGAGAAAAACAAGAACTTTTCTTTTAGGTTTAGAACCAAAAAGTTGTTTTAAGGCTTTCTCTGTGCCTCTGTGTCTCCGTGGTGAAAAAGGAGCTTTCAAATGAAAGTCGCATTCACAAGTTCAACCGGCGAGATGATCGACGAGCACTTCGGCATGGCAAAAAATTTCCATATCTGGGAGATCGGCTCCGATGCCTCATCCTTCGTGGAGACCATCACCATCGGTCAGCAGGGCGACGACGAGGAGGACAGAATTGCGGCCCGGGCCGCGGCCCTCAAGGATTGCGCCATTGTCTACACCATGGCCATCGGCGGGCCGGCGGCCGCCAAGCTGGTGGCCCTGAGGATTCATCCCATGAAGACCAATTCCCCGGTCAGCCTTCCAGAAACGGTGGGCCGGCTTCAGGAAGTTCTGCAGGGCACCCCCCCCCCGTGGCTGCGCAAGGCCATGAACAAGGGGAAAGAAGTTTCATTCGAAGAAGATTAAACGTAGGGGCGCTGCTTGCCGCGCCCTGTCATACCAACGGGCGCAGCAAGCAGCGCCCCTACAAAACCATAAACGGAGGATAGAGATCATGGCCTACATCACCGGAATGAGAAGGAACAAGACCGAATACACACCCCAGTTTGTCGTTTCAGTGGACGAGGAAACCTGCATTGGCTGTGCCCGCTGTTTCAAGGTCTGCGCCCACGATGTGCTCACCTTCGAGGAGTTGGACGAAGACGATTCCGCCAAGATGTACATGAAGGTGACGAACCCGGGCAACTGTATCGGCTGTCAGGCCTGCGGACGGACCTGTTCGAAGAAGTGCTTCAGCTTCGAGCCGGTGGTGCTGTAAAGGCCGGAACCCGGAACCCGGGACCGGGGATCGGTAAAGGCATTTGAAATTGCCGGTCCCCGGTCCCCGATTACCGGTCCCTGACCAAGGAGTCAACCATGCTTATCGCCGTTGCATCCAGGGATGGAAAAGAGATTAATCAGCATTTCGGCCATGCGGAGCGGTTCCTCATTTACGAGGTGGAGGGGGACGAGGTGAAGCTGGTGGACGAGAAGAAGGTGGAGCGCTACTGCTCCTATGATGTGGATCACCCCTTGAGGGGCCATCTTCTCGAAGCCATTGCCGCGGTCCTGGCCGGCTGCCGGGCGGTGGTCTGCGCCCAGATCGGCCAGGCCCCCCAGATGGAGATGGAACGGCTCGGCATCGACGTCTATGCGGCCGACGGCCCCGTCAAGCCGGCCCTTGTGGAAATTGCCAAAGTTCTGTAGGGGCGGACCTCTCGTTCGCCTTTTGCAGCTGTCGTCCCATCCGTCACAACGAGGTGATGACCCATGCACAACTCGGGATTCAATCTCTGCAATCTGCCGCCGTGGGTCATTGCCTCCCGCCATTTCAACGACAATCCGCTCCCCCTGGAGGTCCAGGGGGTGCGCCCCGCCAACCGTTTCCTATTTGACCGGCTCGATGCCATAGCTTCCCCCGATGAGCGGGGCACGGTTTTCAACGACTACATGTCGGTGAAGTTCCAGCTCCACCTCTGGCAGGAGCAGGCAACGCCATCGGCCCGCAAGAGCCTTAGAAACAGTTACCTTCGCTATCTGCGCGGCTGGATGATGGACTCCAACTCCGTGGAAGGGGCCGTCCTCAAGGGGTGGGTCGAGAGCCGCATGGGGATTGCCCCCACCTTTCACAAGAGCCGCATCACCGGCATACAGACCGAGTCCTACTACGATTACGTGGTGGACCGGACTGCCGGAAGCAAGCGGACCAGCGCCATCAACTCCCAACTGGATATCCTCTACGAATTCTGTCAGTACGAACTGGCCCGCCGCTTTCCGGGCGAGCGGTGGGTAACCCTCTACCGTGGGACGTTCAGCGCCGACGATTATGATGTTCTTGAGGAAGTGGGGCGGAGGGAGAAGATTATCCGCTTCAACAACCTCGTCTCCTTCACTTCCGTGGAGGAGCGGGCCTGGGAGTTCGGCTCCACGGTCTGGGAGATTCGAGCCCCCCTTGCCAAGGTGTTTTTCTTCGACGATCTGCTCCCCAACAG
The nucleotide sequence above comes from Geobacter benzoatilyticus. Encoded proteins:
- a CDS encoding FKBP-type peptidyl-prolyl cis-trans isomerase → MNLAEHGKTVRVHYIGTLDTGRIFDSTEGGDPYEFTIGNGQVFPALEQAVIGMAAGEVKNILVPAEEAFGGWRKENILTLERGRFPRDRELRVGQKLSIGFAGGQALVMMVVDAGEDMVTLDGNHPLAGHDLTFALKLEGVK
- the phnD gene encoding phosphate/phosphite/phosphonate ABC transporter substrate-binding protein, coding for MSYAIVVRRLASLCCPLLLVPLVLLVVSCDNDRSRVDMEKVVPEIGGNQSINALPPLHIAVAAMISPETTRQYYEELLRLVAGRMERRAVFWQRRTYAEVNDLVMNRQVDAAFVCAGPYVKGHERFGMELLAVPVVHGAKVYYSYIIANRNSSYASLHDLRGKKFAFTDPDSNTGCLVPTYMLAKRGETPKSFFREHFFSNSHDNSIKAVADGQADGAAVDSLIWEFMNTIDPTLTSHTKIIEKSSPYGMPPIVVHPAMDAASKKRLKQILLTLHEHKDSAALLAKLQIDRFAEGDDKAYDTVREMSSWLEQKKGD
- a CDS encoding sensor histidine kinase, whose protein sequence is MHLKKIIFIRTAGLLTVMILLISGFFMGFALERHRQLTLHTWKTRSEVLAGAMQRLILWDDRVALKAQLDSELKMSTVLQYVFIAQNRQPYVSTFRKGVPVALLERVPPSELPAVWEFQTTEGEVVYDIAKRLDESDTVLHIGLKRRAVDAKMASLLISIGIVGGVTIVAGLGLAHVLARRTTREVDSLVNALSAYGELSDMSENDIKPESSEVAELISTFKAMSAERRQAALDLQQLNSQLEQRVEERTEQLAVANKELDAFAYSVSHDLRAPLRGIDGFSLALMEEFSDKLNDQGRDYLNRIRNGCLRMGTLINEILHLSRITRCEICRKPVNLSELARQIAEEHKQVEPQRAVEFTVAEVPPVLADPTLMRSVMENLIGNAWKYSRNNAAARIEFGHMVTAHGPVFFVKDNGAGFNMEYADKLFLPFQRLHRADEFEGTGIGLASVQRVVLRHGGKIWAEGEEGKGAVFYFTLGGQISE
- a CDS encoding response regulator, whose translation is MNEKRILLVEDNPDDEALTIRALKANNLRNEIVVARDGAEAVDFLFGTGAYADRDTANQPELVLLDLNLPKLNGLEVLKKIRSDNRTQLLPVVVLTTSDEDRDRVDSYRLGANSYIGKSVNFEKFSESVRQLGLYWLSLNIGPPRS
- a CDS encoding sensor histidine kinase, with amino-acid sequence MENMPFDISHLGSEALVALVETLPVAAMYMEGDNFFFNSEAERLTGYGRIEIQSIDDWFRKLYGPDHEKVRGYCKADRAAGFSSPRRVTITTRDGCRREVEVKSAGIGRTICVMNDITDLVTAQEQMKESKERYRLFSSLTSDYVNFCSRKGDDTYRVRWLGGAFEAITGYLEQSLFEWGCWMPLVHPDDQERLSTALLYMTPGNTSTSEYRIFAKDGSIHWIRQTSRCETGDTPDELFLFSACQDITEQKQAEEAIRKLNEELDQRVVERTAQMETAIKEHESFSYSVSHDLRAPLRHINSYSAIVTEEFGDRIPPEAHRYLDRIAAASKRLGQLIDDLLELSRVSRVELNTATVHLSTLAAMTVASLRETEPRREVEWIIADSLKARGDATLLRQLLQNLLGNAWKYTAKEPNARIEFGKTVIDGQDVFFVRDNGVGFDMTFKDKLFGHFQRLHGSEFEGTGIGLATVKRIVERHGGRVWAEGHTGKGATFYFTLPEI
- the rbr gene encoding rubrerythrin produces the protein MSSIKGTKTEQNLLKSFAGESQARNRYTYFAAAAKKEGYVQIADIFEETANQEKEHAKRFFKFLEGGDTEIIACFPAGKIGTTTENLLAAASGEHEEHSDLYPAFAQVAQEEGFAAIAAVWRAISVAEKQHEKRYRDLLANIEAGQVFTRPNEVVWRCRNCGYLHTATGAPDQCPACAHPKAHFELLGENW
- a CDS encoding rubrerythrin family protein, producing MSTKENLAEAFAGESQANRTYLAFAKQAEVDGFPQVARLFRAAAHAETVHAHAHLRAMGGIKKTTENLESAIEGEGFEFQTMYPPFLEEAKKEGDRLAEISFRNALAVEEIHHDLYQKALSAVKSGGDLAARPVYVCEICGNTIYDNAPDKCPVCGVPKERFTLID
- a CDS encoding Fur family transcriptional regulator, with the translated sequence MSLDNKQLAVFERACRDEGLRITHQRLEVYRELASAVDHPSAETIHQRLRRNIPTISLDTVYRTLSTLARHGLISKIDTVESPSRFEATGIRHHHLMCSECKKISDFQWNTVDEIPLPDGIESWGHIATRNVVVYGVCGNCLEKLENRAKK